The Thermoleophilia bacterium sequence CTCTATCCCCGGATCATGTCCGATTACGCCCTCAAAGAACTCCGCCCACTCGGTCTCGAAGGAGAGCAGCAGGGCGGCGCTGTCCTGGACGCCGAGCTCGTCGCGGTAACGGGCGGCCCGGGCGGCGGGAAGCTCGGGCAGCGCGTCCTGCGCCGCCTTGAGCATCGCTTCGGTCGGGACGATCGCGACCAGGTCGGGCTCCGGCATATACCGGTAGTCGTGCGACTCCTCTTTCGAGCGAAGGGAGTGGAGCTCACCGGTCGAGGGGTCGAAGTGGAGTGTCTCCTGGACCACCCGGCCGCCAGAACCGATCAGTTCCTTCTGCCGCGCGATCTCCGCCTCGATCCCGCGTTCGATGAACCGGAAGGAGTTCATGTTCTTCATTTCGGTCTTGGTGCCGAGCTCTGAGGTGCCGACCGGGCGGACCGACACGTTGGCGTCGCAGCGCAGGCTGCCCTCTTCCATGTTGACGTCGGAGACGCCGAGTTCCTTGACCGTGGCTCGAAGCAGCTGCCCCCACTCACGCACCTGCGCGCCACTCTTCAGGTCGGGTTCGGTGACGATCTCGACCAGGGGCGTTCCGCCGCGGTTGAAGTCCACCATCGACGAGTCGGAGCCCTGGATGCGCCCGCTCTCACCGACGTGGACCATCTTCGCCGCATCCTCTTCGAGATGGGCGCGATTGATGCGGACGTCGCCGAGGCGACCGCTGCCACAGATCGGGATTTCGAACTGGGTGATCTGGTACGCCTTGGGATTGTCCGGATAGAAGTAGTTCTTGCGGTGGAAGATCGAACTCGGGGCGATCTCGCAATCGAGCGCGGCGCCGATCAGCAGGGCGTATTCGATCGCCTTGCGGTTCGGGACCGGCAGCACTCCGGGATGGGCCAGGCAGATCGGGCAGGTGTGGATGTTCGGATCGTCACCGAAAGAAAGCGGGCAACCGCAGAACATCTTGGTCTCGGTGGCGAGCTGCACGTGGATCTCGAGTCCGATCACCGCTTCGAGTTCTTCGGCCATCAGATCCTTCCCCCGCCGTTGTCGAAGGCGATCGCCTTTTCCAGCGCAAACGAGGCTTCAAGCAGCTTCTGCTCGCCGAAGGCCGGCGCCGCGATCTGGAAGCCGACCGGCATTGCGGTGCCACCTTCCTCGGGAGTGGCCATTCCGGCCGGGATCGAGATCGCCGGGATCCCGGCGAGGGACATCGGCACCGTGAACAGGTCGGTCATGTACATCGTCAGCGGGTCGGCGGTCTTTTCCCCGAGCCCGAACGCGACTGACGGCGAGGTCGGAGTGATCACGAAATCAACCTTGGCGAAGGCCGAGTTGAAGTCATCGACGATCTTCGTCCGGACCCGCTGCGCCCGGCCGTAGTAGGCGTCGTAGTAGCCGGATGAGAGCGCGTAGGTGCCGAGCATGATCCGCCGCTTGACCTCCGGCCCGAAGAAGTCGCCGCGGGTGTCCTCGTACATCGAGGCCAGGTCCCGGTCGCTGGCTCGTTGCCCGTACCGCACCCCGTCGTAACGCGAGAGATTGGTCGAAGCTTCTGCCGGCGCCAGCACGTAGTAGGCGGAGATGCCGTGTTTGGCGTGTGGCAGCGCGATCGTCTCGACCGTGCCGCCCAGGCCCTCGATCCGCTCGACTGTGCGGTCGAACACGGCCTTGACCCCCGGGTCGACGCCCTCGCCGACCAGGTCCGCCGGAACGCCGAACTTCAGTCCATTGAGGTTCGCGGCCGACGGCAGCGCGATGCCGCCTTCGATACCGGTCGACGTCGAGTCCATCTCATCGCGCCCCTCGAGCCGAGCCAGGAGCAGCGCGGCGTCGGTCACGTCCTGGGTGATCGGGCCACACTGGTCGAGCGAAGAAGCGAAGGCGATCATCCCGTAGCGGGAGATCGAGCCGTAGGTGGGCTTCAACCCGACCACACCGCAGAAAGCGGCCGGCTGGCGGACCGAGCCGCCGGTGTCGGTTCCAAGCGCCCAGGGGGCCAGACCGCCGGCCACCACGGCCGCCGAGCCACCGGACGAACCGCCTGGCACCCGCGAGCGGTCCCAGGGATTGAGCGCCGGGCCGTAAGCGGAGTTCTCGTTGGACGAGCCCATCGCGAATTCGTCCATGTTGGTCTTGCCGAGCATCGGCACTCCGGCAGAAGCCAGGCGGGCCACGGCGGTCGCGTCGTAAGGCGGGCGGTATCCCTCGAGGATCTTCGAGGCCGCCGTGGTCGGGACGCCGGTCGTGCAGAAGATGTCCTTGATCGCGAGCGGGACCCCAGCAACCGGGTCCTGGGCCTCCTGGTCGACAGAGCCAACCGCACTTTCTGCGTCGGCTCGCCAGAGGTAGCCGTTCAAGTCGTCGGCCGCGGTGCGCTCGAGCCAGATATCGAGGCACTCCTGGCGCGACACCTCATTGCCCTCGATGAGCGCCGCGGTTTCGGCCGCGGTTGCGGCAAGCAGGTCGGATTCGGCCACGTTCAGCCTTCGGCCTGGGGAGACGGAACGCGGAAAGCGCCGTCGACCGGGTCCGGCGCCTGCCCCAGGGCTACATCACGATCCAGGCTCGGCCGGGCCACGTCATCACGCAGGACGTTCTCGAGCGGCACGACGTGGGAAGTGGGTTCGACTCCCTCGATGTCGATCTCGGCCAGACGGTCGACGTGGTCGAGGATCGAAGAGAGTTCAGTCTCCAGCCGCGACACTTCGTCGTCGTCCAGCTTCAGCCTCGAAAGACGGGCCACGTGCAGAACCTGTTCGCGCTCGATCACGGCGCGGAGTCTACCGGCCTAGTTTTCGCGAGAGGTGCTTCGCCAGCCGGCCACTGAAAGCAGCACCGCGCCGATGAAACCGAGGAAGAATCCGGTTTTGAGACCGCCGTCGGGTGACCAGATCAGCTTGAGCACGAGCACCAAGGCCGCAATCAGGGCGAGGGTCGAAAGGAAGGTCTCGAACACGATCGGCACGTTGGTCGTATGGGTCACGGCCAGCACGACCGGCAGGATCAGGCCCGAGATGGCGGCCACGCCGAGGATCACGTCGAGCAGGCTGATCGCCTCCAGCCCGGTCTGCTCCCCGTACCAGGGAAGCGACAGTCCGATCAGAATCAGCAGCCCGCAGGCCGACGCGACCCATTCGCCGGGGTGAACCCGTCCGAAATTCACGCCTGGATGCCCCTGGTCGAAACCATTCTGGCCGGGCAGGCTATCGGAGACACGTGATCTCAGCCTCGGGCTTTAGCCGCGGAAAGCGTGTTGGCCATCAGCATCGCGATCGTCATCGGCCCGACTCCGCCGGGAACCGGGGTCAGGGCGCCGGCGACTTCGGAGACTTCGGGGAAGTTCACGTCGCCGCGCAGGCCGTCTTCGGTCCGGTTCATGCCGACGTCGATCACGGTCGCGCCGGGCTTGACATGCTCGGCCGATATCAGCTCGGGCACGCCGACGGCGGCGATCAGGACATCGGCCCGCCGGCAGACCCCGGCCAGGTCACGGGTCCGCGAATGGCAGACCGTCACCGTGGCGTTGCGCGACAGCAGTAGGCTGAACAACGGCCGGCCGACCAGGTTCGAGCGGCCGACGATCACCGCCTCCGCCCCGTTCAGGTCGAATCCTTCGTGGTCGAGCAGCTCGACCACGCCGGCGGGTGTGCAGGGCACCAGTCCCGGCCGGCCCGAAGCGAGCATGCCGGCGCTGGCCGGAGTCAGCCCGTCGACATCCTTGGCCGGGTTGATCGCGCTGACCACCGCGTCGGGATCGATGTGATCCGGGACCGGCAGCTGGACCAGGATGCCGTCGACCGATTCATCGGTGCCGAGTTCTTCGACCAGGGCGACCAGATCCGCCTCCGGGGTGTCGGCGGCGAGCCCGTGGTGGACAGACTTCATTCCCGCGGCTTCGCAGGCCTTGTGCTTGTTGGCCACGTAGATCTCCGAAGCGGGATCGGCGCCGACCAGAACGGTCGCCAGGGTTGGGATCCGGCCCGAGTCCTCGACGAACGCGGCGACTTCTTTTCCCACCCTGTCGCGCACTTCCTGCGAGACCTGCTTGCCGTCGATCGTCCGCGCGCCCATCTGGTCACCTCTTCTTGATCGGGGCGTATTCGGCCATCAGTTTGCGTTCGGTCCCATCGGCGGAGAAGCGCACGATCACGACGCCGCCGGGCTCGGTGCCGATTACCACGCCCTCGCCGAAGGAAGCGTGAACGACATCGTCGCCCAGTGATACTTCGACCGCGGTCGACGGCTGAATCGGATCGGATCCGCTGCCCAGACCGCCCGACAGGGAACTGAAACCGCCGGACGAAGGTGAACCCCAGCTGGTCGAGGTGCCGATCCCGCCACCAACCGCCGAGCCCTGCTGGTGGACAAGCGAAGCCGGAAATTCGTCGAGGAAGCGTGACGGCATCGTCGCTTCCGACCGGCCTCCGTAGAGCCGCCGGGTTCGAGCGCTGGTGAGGTAAAGCCGCTGCCGGGCCCGGGTGATGCCGACGTAACAAAGGCGCCGCTCTTCCTCTTCCTCACCTTCGTCGAGTGCCCTGGAGTGCGGGAAGACGCCGTCCTCGCAGCCGATGATGAAGACCGTGTCGTACTCGAGGCCCTTGGCGTTGTGCAGGGTCATCAGGGTCAGCAAGGACTCGCTTTTCTCAAGTTTGTCCTGATCGGTGTAGAGCGAGATCTGCTGGAGGAACTCGTCGAGCGGAGCGATCTCGCTCTCGCCTTCGAGCGCGCGGTTGGTGTCGAACTCGGCGGCGACGCCGACCAGCTCCCGGAGGTTCTCCGTCCGGCCCTCGGCCTCGACGGTGCGTTCGGCCTCGAGGGCATCGAAGTAGCCCGATTCGGTGAGCACCGCCTCGAGGGTTTCCGAGACCGGCGAGCGTTCCGACTTGGCCCGCAGTCCCATCATCGTGCTCTGGAACTCGGTGACGCAGCGCACCGCGGCGCCGCTCAGGCCCGGCACCGTCTCGGCCGCCGAGGCGACGTCCCAGATGTCCTCGCCGGTGGTGTTGGCGTGGGCCAGGATTCGGGCCTGGCTGGTGTCGCCGATACCGCGCCGCGGCGTGTTGACGACCCGGCTGAAGGAGACCGAGTCACGGGGGTTGGAGATGTACTGGAGATAGGCGATCGCGTCCTTGATCTCGGCCCGCTCGTAGAACTTGGTGCCGCCGATCACCTGGTAGGGCGTGCCGAAACGGACCAGGGTGTCTTCGACCACGCGGCTCATCGCGTTGGTCCGGTAGAAGATCGCGATGTCCTCGGTGGTCAGGCCCTCTTCGTCGATCAGCCGGTCGACTTCGCCGGCGACCCAGCGGGCTTCTTCGTGCTCGTCGCCCAGGCGCACGACCTCGATCTCATCACCCTGGCCGGCTTCGGTCCAGAGCTTCTTCGGGCGGCGGTCCCGGTTGTTCTCCACCACCGCATTCGCCGCGGTGAGGATGGTCTGGGTCGAGCGGTAGTTCTGCTCGAGCTTGACCACCTTCGCGTTCGGGAAATCCTTCTCGAAGTCGAGGATGTTGCGGACGTCGGCGTGGCGGAACCCGTAGACGGACTGGTCCTCGTCCCCGACCACGGTCAGGTTGCCGTGCTCGGCCGCGAGAAGCTGGAGCAGGCGGTACTGCGCGTGGTTCGTGTCCTGGTATTCGTCGACCAGGATGTAACGGAAGGTTCGGCGCCAGCGGTCACGCGCCGACTCGAAGAGCTCGAGCACGTTGACCGTGCGGACCAGCAGGTCGTCGAAGTCCATCGCGTTGTTCTCGACCATGCGTTTCTCGTAGAGCTCGTACACCCCGGCGACGGTGTCCTCGAAATACGAGCCGCCGTGCTGTGCGTAGGCCTCGGAGTCGAGCAGTTCGTTCTTGGCCCCGGAGATGCCGTTCTGGATCGCCCGCGCGGGAAAGCGCTTCGGATCGACGTCGAGTTCCACCATGACGCGCTTGATCATCCGCAGCGAATCGGCCTGGTCGTAGATCGTGAAGGACTTCGAATAACCCAGCTTCTCGGCGTCGGCCCGGAGCATCCGGGCGCAGGCCGAATGGAAGGTGGTGACCCACATCGCGCGGGCGCGGGCGCCGACCAGCTGCTCGACCCGCTCCTGCATCTCTTTGGCGGCGCGGTTGGTGAAGGTGATCGCGAGGATCTCCCCCGGGCGGGCGCGCCTGGTCGAGAGCAGATGCGCGATCCGGTGGGTCAGGACCCTCGTTTTACCGGATCCGGCCCCGGCGATCACCAGCAGCGGACCGTCCCCGTACTCGACGGCTTCCTGCTGCGGGGGATTCAGATCCGGGGTCGTGTTGGTGAGGGCCTCCACCAGTCGAGGATATACATCTGCGCGGCGGCGCCCGACAGCTTTTACGCGGGATCAGCCGCCGGCCGAGGACCGGCCTTTGCGCGGCTTGGTCACCGGATGCTCGGCCTTGGGATCTTCGCCCCCGGACAGGTCCGCAACCTGCTTTTCCAGTTCCTTGATCCTCGCCGAAAGTGACTTGACCGCATCCTGAAGCGGGTCCGGCAGGTGGATCCAGTCAGCGTCCGGACCCTCGACCTTGCGGCCTTCGATACGCACCGGGTGGCCGGGGTTGCCGACCACCGTCGACCGGGAGGGAACGTCCTCGACCACGACGGTGTTCGCCCCGATCTTCGCGCCGTGGCCGACCGTGATCGGGCCGAGCAGCTTGGCCCCGGAACCGATCGTCACGTTGTCCTCGATCGTCGGGTGCCGTTTGCCGGCCTGGAAACCGGTGCCGCCCAGGGTCACGCCCTGGTAGAGCGTCACGTTGTCGCCGATCTCGGCGGTCTCCCCGATCACCACGCCGGCCCCATGGTCGATGAAGAACCCTTCGCCGATCCGGGCCCCGGGATGGATCTCGATGCCGGTGATGACCCGGCTGATGAACGAGATGGCCAGCGGCACGAGCGGCAGCTTCCGGCAGTAGAGCCGGTGCGCCAGGCGGTAGGCGAGCACGGCCTGCACGCCGGGCCAGGTCGCCAGGATCTCGATTGTGGAAGCGGTAGCCGTCGCGGGATCGCGGCCCCGGGCCGCGGCCACTTGCGACTTGATGCCGCTCACCGCATTGGTGATGTGGTCAGGTCGGGCCATCGACTGAGGAGAGTACTCGTGCCTCGTCCCGCTCAGGGCGCGAAGAACGGAAGTGACATGTAACGGTCACCGGAATCGCAGACGATCGTGACGACCCGGCCACCCTTCATGTCCGGGCGTTTCGCCACCTCCAGCGCGGCGAAGACGTTCGCGCCGGCGGAGATTCCCCCGAGTATTCCTTCGCGGCCGGCGAGCTGCCGGGCTGTTTTCAGGGCTTCGTCGTCGGAGACCGGAAGGATCTCGTCGAGCAGGTCCTGGTCGAGGACCTCCGGCACGAATCCCGGCCCGATCCCCTGGATCCGGTGGGGGCCGGTGCTGCCGCCGGAGAGAACCGGCGACGATGCGGGCTCGACCGCGATGATCTTCGCGTCCGATCCCTGCTCCTTCAGGTACCGCGCGACCCCGGTGATCGTGCCGCCGGTACCGACGCCACAGACGAAAGCCGCGATCTCTCCTTCCGTGTCATCCCAGATCTCGGGTCCGGTGGTCCGGAAATGGGCTTCCGGGTTGGCCGGGTTGGAGAACTGCTGCGGCATATAGCCCTTGCGCTGCTCGCAGATGCGCGCGGCGAGCTCTACCGCCTCGTCCATTCCGCCCATCGAGGGCGTTTCCTGGACCTCGGCTCCGTAGGCCCGCAGCAACTTGGCCCGTTCGCGGCTCATGCCTTCCGGCATGGTCAGGATCAGCTCGTATCCGCGTGCGGCGCAGATCATGGCCAGGGCGATGCCGGTGTTGCCGCTGGTCGGCTCGACGATCACCGACTCGCCACGGACCAGCTTGCCTTGGGCCTCCGCCGCGCCGATCATGGCCGCGCCGATCCGGTCCTTGACCGAACCGCCGGGATTGAAGTATTCGAGCTTGGCGCAGACTTCCGCGCCGACCCCTTCGCCGATCCGGGCCAGGGAGACGAGCGGGGTCCCGCCGACGGTTGCCGATGCCTGAGGGGCGATCAAATGAAGTACATCCTCGCCGCGGCCTCTTCGGCTTCGCGGCGTTCGATCTCGGCGATGGTCGTCTCACCGAAGACCTTGCGCAGGGCGGTAATGCCGTCGAGCCAGATTCCCCCGGCCTCATCGGCTTCCTGGCCGACCTTTCCGTCCAGCGCCTGCACCACTTCGAGCACAGTGATCTCATCTGCCGGCCGGGACAACGTGTAGCCGCCCTTGCTGCCGCGGTGACTGGTCAGGAGTCCCGAGCGGCGCAGCGTCGAGAAGAGCTGCTCGAGGAACTGGTCCGGGATATCCCGGCGCTCGGCGAGCTCCTTGACCGGCATCGGGCGGTCACCCGAGCGGGCCAGCTCGGCCATGGCCACCACGGCGTAGCGGGATTTGGAGGTGATCGAAATCACCCCCCCTTTTTACAGCAATTCGCCGACGAAAGCTGACTAAATGAGTCAGGAATCGGGAGTTTGCGGCGGTGCAGCTTCGATCCGGGCAAGCGCTACGTCGATCCGGGTGAGGCTTCGTTCCTTGCCCAGCACCGCCAGCGACTCGAAGATCCCCGGAGAAACCGTGGTACCGGTGATCGCGACCCGGATTGGCTGATAGACCTTGCCCGGCTTGAGATCGAGGCGCTCGGGGATCGGCTCGACCGCCGCCTCGACCACCTCGGTCGTAAAGACGCCAAGGCCGGAAAGCGCCTCGCGAACCGCCGCCAGAGCGGTCCCGGCGTCGTTCTTCATGATCTTCCGCCACGCCTTCTCGTCTTCGACCGGCTCCTCGAAGACGAAGCGGATCAACGGCCAGACCTCGTCCAGGGTCGAAGCCTTCTCCTGGCTGATACGGCAGGCCTCGGTGAGCTCAGGGCTGATTTCGCGCGCAAGAAAACGGGCGACGGTCGCCGTGTAGGTCTCGAGATCGAGCTCCCGCATGTACCGGCCGTTCATCCAGCGCAGCTTCTTCTCGTCGAACACGGCCGAGGAACGGCCGACGTCCTCAGGCCGGAACCGCTTGACCAGCTCGTCGGTTTCGAGCAGGGTCTCATCGTCCCCGGGACCCCAGCCGAGCAGGGCGACGTAGTTCCTGATCGCGGCCGGCAGGTACCCCGCATCCCGCAGCTCCTGGACCGAGGCGGCACCATGCCGCTTCGAGAGCTTCTTTCCGTCCGGCCCGTGAAGCAGCGGCACATGCGCGTAACGCGGCGGCTCGTGGCCGAGCGCTTCGAGCACCAGCAGTTGCTTCGGCGTGTTCGAGAGGTGGTCGTCGCCGCGGATCACCTCGGTTATTTCCATGTCGGCGTCGTCGACAGCAACCGCGAAGTTGTAGAGCACCGAGCCATCGCCGCGGGCGATCACGAAGTCGTCGTAGCTGCGGTTGGGGAAACGCACCTCACCGTGGATCAGGTCCTGGAGCACGGTGTCGCCATCATCCGGAACGCGCAGCCGGACGGCTCCGCTGCCGTCGGCGCTCGGCTCACCGCGATAACCGCGGTCGGCGCCGTGCTCGGCCTTGAAGGCCTTGACGTCATCGGCGGTAGCCGCATCGCGGTAGGCAGCGCCGCTCTCCAGCAGTTTCTCGAGAGCGAGTGCGTGCTCGGGGGCCCGGGCGAGCTGCGAGAGCGGGCCCTCGTCCCAGTCGAGCTCGAGCCATTCGAGCGCATCGATGATCTGCGAGACGTTCTCTTCGGTCGAGCGATCGAGGTCTGTGTCTTCGATCCGGAGAACGAGCTTGCCGCCGGAATGACGGGCGGCCAGCCAGTTGTAGAGTGCGGTTCTGGCCCCACCGATGTGCAGAGCACCGGTGGGCGAAGGGGCGAATCTAACTCGGAGGTCTTTTTCACTGATGCTCATCGGTGCCCATGTTTCCACAGCGGGAGGTCTGGTGAAGGCGGTGGGTCGCGGTGACGAAATTGGCGCCTCCTCGATCCAGATTTTCAACCAGAGCCCGCGGGCCTGGCGGCCGACGAAGTACACCGATGACGATTTCGCCGAGTTCAAAGAGGCAATCGATGAATCCAGTGTCGAATCGGTGATCATCCACGCCGTCTACCTGATCAATCCGGCTACTCCGGACCGGGAACTGCGGCGAAAGTCGCTCGAGTCGCTCACGCACGCCCTGAGCATCGGAGACGGCATCGGAGCGACCGGCGTCGTCCTCCACCCCGGTTCACGCAAGGACGCCGAGCTGATCCCGGCGATGATCCGCTCCGGCGAGGTGATCGAACAGGCGATCAACCAAACCGACTCCTGTCCGGTCCTGATCGAACAGATGGCGGGGCACAAGGGCATCCTCGGCCACACCTTCGAGGAGATCGCCGCGATCACCGAGGCGGCCGGCGGTGGCGAGCGGATCGGCGCCTGCCTCGATTCATGCCATCTGTTCGCCGCCGGCTACGACATCCGGACCCCCGAGTCAATCGGCATGGTCATCGACGATCTCGAGACCCAGCTCGGCAAGAAGCGCCTGCAGGCGCTCCACCTGAACGACTCGAAGGACCCGTTCGGATCGAAGAAGGACCGGCACGAGGACATCGGCAAGGGTGAGATCGGCGACGAGGCGATGTCCTGGTTCCTGTCCGAGCCCCGGTTCGAGGGCCTCACGGCCCCCATGGAGACGCCGGGAAAACACAAGGAAGGAGTCAGCAAGGCGGACGTCGACCACGTGCGCAAGCTGTACAAGCGGGGCCTCAAGAATCGCAAGTGATCGGACCATGCCGCTAAGGGATAGTTTGTCGGCATGACCAAGCCCAAGCACCCCACGCCGCAGCAGAAGTTTAATCCCGAGAGGGAACAGTTGCTGGTGGAGAGTTACTTCACCGAGCCTGCCGCAAGTCACACCATGCCGGAGGTCGGAGTCACTCCTCGCGCCGCCTACAACGTCATCGCCACGGAGATGGAGCTTGACGGCGATCCGAACAAGAACCTGGCCACCTTCGTGACCACCTGGATGGAGCCTGAGGCGAAGCAGCTGATCAGCGACAGCCTCCACAAGAACTACATCGATCACGCCGAGTACCCACGTACCGCCGAGATCTCAAAACGCTGCGTCCGCATGATCCACGGCCTCTTCAACGGTCCCGAAGGCCAGGACTCCCCCGGTACCGCCTGCGCCGGCTCATCCGAAGCGGTGATGCTCGGCGCTCTCTCGATGAAGTGGAACTGGAAGAACCGCCAGGAAAAGGCCGGCAAGCCTACGACCAAGCCAAACCTCGTCTACGGATCCGACGTCCACGTTGTCTGGGACAAGTTCTGCCGCTACTTCGACGTCGAGCCCCGCAACATTCCGATTCCCAAGGGCAAGACGGTCATGGGCCCGGACGACTTCCGCGAGCACATAGACGAAAACACGATCGGTGTGATCGGTGTGGTCGGCACCACCTTCACGGGCCAGTGCGACGACGTCGTCGGCATCGACCAGATGCTGACCGAGCTGAAGGGCAAGGGCCTCGAGGTGCCGATGCACATCGACGGTGCCTCCGGAGGATTCGTCTTCCCGTTCTCCGAACCGGACTTCACCTGGGACTTCCGCCTCGATTCGGTCGTGTCGATCAACGCCTCCGGCCACAAGTTCGGCCTGGTCTACCCCGGCATCGGCTGGCTGATCACCCGGACCGACGCCCAGGTGCCGGAAGACCTCATCTTCTACGAGGACTACCTCGGCGAGAAGGACGCGACCTTCACCCTGAACTTCTCGGGCAGCTCGTCCTTCGTTCTGGCCCAGTACTACCAGTTCATCCGCCTGGGTCACAGCGGCTACAGCTCGGTCGTGCGAGCCATGACCAAGAACCGTCACGCCCTGGCCGACCGCCTGCGCGACATGGATGCGCTCACGGTCTACGACGACGACAACCCCACCCTGCCGCTGCTGATCGCCAAGACGAACGACAACGAGTCATTCGACAGCAACGACCTGGTCGGCGAGCTGGCCCGGCGCCGCGGCTGGATGGTCCCGGCCTATCAGATGCCCCCCGACAACGAGAACGACCGGATCATGCGAATGCTGGTCAAGTTCAACCAGACCCGCGAACTGGTCGACGCCCTCTGCGACGACTTCGAAGCCTCGATCACCTATCTGCGCAAGCGGGGCGAGGGCAAGGACCCAACACCCCCGGTCCATACGGGTCACGGTTACTAGGGCGGACTCCGTGGGGCGCGGCGCGGGCATTCCTGCCCAGGATGCGATTTAACGGATGGGACGCTCCCTTTGATCGCGCTGCGCCGCGATCCATTGACAACTAAGCACCTGGACAGGAATACCCGCACCACGCCCAAGCCCCCAGCGAGACCACGAAAGTCCCCGATAATCCCGGACTTTCGGGATCTCGACGAAAGGAGGCTCCCGAGACTCGGCTTTTCCACGGAACGTAAGTGGGTGGTTCCCGGTGGTCTCCTGGGTGCGCCTGCCGAGGAGTAAGCGAAGGTGGTGACGGGGGCGCACTTTCGTGCGTTCCCAAGGCTCCGAGCGTCGACGAAGGTCAGGCGTGCGTAGGTGGCCAGCGGGGGCCGCCCGCCACCTCA is a genomic window containing:
- a CDS encoding glutamate--tRNA ligase — encoded protein: MSISEKDLRVRFAPSPTGALHIGGARTALYNWLAARHSGGKLVLRIEDTDLDRSTEENVSQIIDALEWLELDWDEGPLSQLARAPEHALALEKLLESGAAYRDAATADDVKAFKAEHGADRGYRGEPSADGSGAVRLRVPDDGDTVLQDLIHGEVRFPNRSYDDFVIARGDGSVLYNFAVAVDDADMEITEVIRGDDHLSNTPKQLLVLEALGHEPPRYAHVPLLHGPDGKKLSKRHGAASVQELRDAGYLPAAIRNYVALLGWGPGDDETLLETDELVKRFRPEDVGRSSAVFDEKKLRWMNGRYMRELDLETYTATVARFLAREISPELTEACRISQEKASTLDEVWPLIRFVFEEPVEDEKAWRKIMKNDAGTALAAVREALSGLGVFTTEVVEAAVEPIPERLDLKPGKVYQPIRVAITGTTVSPGIFESLAVLGKERSLTRIDVALARIEAAPPQTPDS
- a CDS encoding glutamate decarboxylase, with protein sequence MTKPKHPTPQQKFNPEREQLLVESYFTEPAASHTMPEVGVTPRAAYNVIATEMELDGDPNKNLATFVTTWMEPEAKQLISDSLHKNYIDHAEYPRTAEISKRCVRMIHGLFNGPEGQDSPGTACAGSSEAVMLGALSMKWNWKNRQEKAGKPTTKPNLVYGSDVHVVWDKFCRYFDVEPRNIPIPKGKTVMGPDDFREHIDENTIGVIGVVGTTFTGQCDDVVGIDQMLTELKGKGLEVPMHIDGASGGFVFPFSEPDFTWDFRLDSVVSINASGHKFGLVYPGIGWLITRTDAQVPEDLIFYEDYLGEKDATFTLNFSGSSSFVLAQYYQFIRLGHSGYSSVVRAMTKNRHALADRLRDMDALTVYDDDNPTLPLLIAKTNDNESFDSNDLVGELARRRGWMVPAYQMPPDNENDRIMRMLVKFNQTRELVDALCDDFEASITYLRKRGEGKDPTPPVHTGHGY
- a CDS encoding deoxyribonuclease IV, translating into MLIGAHVSTAGGLVKAVGRGDEIGASSIQIFNQSPRAWRPTKYTDDDFAEFKEAIDESSVESVIIHAVYLINPATPDRELRRKSLESLTHALSIGDGIGATGVVLHPGSRKDAELIPAMIRSGEVIEQAINQTDSCPVLIEQMAGHKGILGHTFEEIAAITEAAGGGERIGACLDSCHLFAAGYDIRTPESIGMVIDDLETQLGKKRLQALHLNDSKDPFGSKKDRHEDIGKGEIGDEAMSWFLSEPRFEGLTAPMETPGKHKEGVSKADVDHVRKLYKRGLKNRK